One window of Mucilaginibacter inviolabilis genomic DNA carries:
- a CDS encoding glycoside hydrolase family 32 protein yields MYKTKLIIVPLLFISLRLFAQQETATPQWRPVYHFTPPTNWTNDPNGLIYLNGEFNLYYQHNPFENKWGHMSWGHATSKDLIHWKHLPVAIPEVLSKDTTTWIYSGSAVLDKNNTSGFGVNGQAPIVAIFTADQPKQKKESQFIAYSNDNGLSYKLYANNPVIDLQMHDFRDPNVFWYEPTQQWIMTVAMVDEHMVRIYGSKNLKDWTKLSDFGPAGYTKNGWECPSLLPLRVDGDPTRTKWVLFVSSGGDHGPLMQYYIGDFDGITFKNNNPADKVLTVDYGDAFYAAIAWRDAPGNKKILLGWLQNGRKETYPWKGQMSIPHDLSLKTTNKGIELIQIPSIIISNSLSKLSKGKKLIKENLSINGRFDLSGNSSFNSNANWIDVEFKLDEAQKAGVIVAEKKGANQKIIIGYDVTKKELYIDCTGSESGNKDPRNLVQTAPMESANGIVRIQVLIDKSSLEVFGNSGEKVISTMIYPDKDATGLSLFSDGKTMIKSLKVWDLNNADK; encoded by the coding sequence ATGTATAAAACCAAACTAATAATCGTACCCCTGTTATTTATATCCTTAAGGCTATTTGCACAACAAGAAACAGCTACGCCGCAATGGCGCCCGGTTTATCATTTTACGCCACCAACTAACTGGACCAACGACCCTAATGGTCTGATTTACCTGAATGGAGAATTTAACCTGTATTACCAACATAACCCTTTTGAAAATAAATGGGGACACATGAGCTGGGGGCACGCTACCAGTAAGGACCTCATCCATTGGAAACATTTACCAGTAGCCATTCCTGAAGTTTTGAGTAAAGACACCACTACCTGGATTTACTCAGGATCAGCAGTACTTGATAAAAATAATACCAGTGGCTTTGGTGTAAATGGCCAGGCTCCCATTGTTGCCATCTTTACCGCCGATCAGCCTAAGCAGAAAAAGGAATCGCAGTTTATCGCGTACAGCAATGACAATGGTTTATCATACAAATTATATGCAAATAACCCAGTTATTGACCTACAAATGCACGATTTCCGTGATCCGAATGTATTTTGGTATGAACCCACTCAACAATGGATCATGACAGTTGCTATGGTCGATGAACATATGGTACGCATTTATGGTTCAAAAAATCTGAAGGACTGGACCAAACTAAGCGATTTTGGTCCCGCTGGTTATACCAAAAATGGCTGGGAATGTCCATCACTTCTGCCGCTGAGGGTTGACGGAGATCCAACCCGTACAAAATGGGTGCTATTTGTATCCTCAGGTGGAGATCATGGGCCATTAATGCAGTACTACATAGGCGATTTTGATGGCATTACATTTAAAAATAACAATCCTGCGGATAAAGTACTGACTGTTGATTATGGTGATGCTTTTTATGCAGCCATAGCCTGGCGTGATGCTCCGGGGAACAAAAAGATATTACTAGGCTGGCTACAAAATGGTCGTAAAGAAACCTATCCCTGGAAGGGCCAGATGTCTATACCTCATGACCTTTCTTTAAAAACCACAAACAAGGGCATAGAATTGATACAAATTCCCTCAATCATCATAAGCAATTCACTTTCAAAACTATCAAAGGGTAAAAAACTTATTAAAGAAAATTTGTCCATTAATGGTCGTTTTGATTTATCTGGCAATAGCAGTTTTAACAGCAATGCCAACTGGATAGATGTAGAATTTAAGCTGGATGAAGCCCAAAAAGCAGGAGTCATTGTAGCAGAAAAAAAGGGTGCCAATCAAAAAATTATAATTGGCTATGATGTCACTAAAAAAGAACTATATATAGACTGTACCGGATCTGAGAGCGGAAATAAAGATCCCCGGAACCTGGTTCAAACCGCCCCAATGGAATCTGCAAATGGTATCGTAAGAATACAGGTATTGATAGATAAATCATCATTAGAGGTTTTTGGCAATAGCGGGGAAAAAGTAATATCCACCATGATTTACCCTGATAAGGATGCTACTGGATTATCTTTATTTTCTGACGGTAAGACCATGATTAAATCTTTAAAAGTGTGGGATCTGAATAACGCCGATAAATAA
- a CDS encoding AraC family transcriptional regulator, with product MINYYKYLPVSREDENWGLCVLNTGCTHIGATGLYPFKTHPAHHYFNWDMGRVLNEYQIIYITRGKGIFESDSCKSREIKAGTIIILFPGERHRYKPDSETGWDEYWVGIKGDIADNLLRKNFLRPDNPTIYVGFHEGILSLFNNIIEVTKKETTGYQPLISGAALHLMGNFHFIFKQNEVECEEKEVIINKARLLFRSNVVNDFSPEQAAKELQVGYSWFRKAFKSYTGLSPGQYYIQLKIERAKELLNNPTTPIKQIAYDLGFDSYFYFSKIFKEKTGITPTDYRKRAIGTPIDFA from the coding sequence ATGATCAACTATTATAAATATCTACCTGTAAGCCGCGAAGATGAAAACTGGGGGCTATGTGTTTTAAATACGGGTTGTACCCATATTGGAGCCACAGGTTTATACCCATTTAAGACCCACCCTGCTCATCATTATTTTAACTGGGACATGGGGCGCGTGTTAAATGAATACCAAATCATTTATATTACACGAGGTAAAGGAATTTTTGAATCAGACAGCTGCAAGTCTCGCGAAATAAAGGCAGGAACTATCATTATTCTTTTCCCAGGAGAGCGGCATCGATATAAACCAGACAGCGAAACTGGCTGGGACGAATATTGGGTAGGCATAAAAGGAGATATCGCAGATAATTTACTAAGGAAAAACTTCTTAAGACCAGATAACCCAACGATCTACGTTGGTTTTCATGAGGGTATACTCAGTCTGTTTAACAACATTATTGAAGTAACAAAAAAAGAAACCACGGGCTATCAACCATTAATTTCAGGAGCGGCCTTGCATCTGATGGGAAATTTTCATTTTATTTTTAAACAAAACGAGGTAGAGTGCGAAGAAAAAGAAGTGATCATTAATAAAGCCAGGTTGTTGTTCCGCTCAAATGTAGTAAATGACTTTTCACCCGAGCAGGCAGCCAAAGAATTACAGGTAGGTTACTCCTGGTTCAGGAAAGCTTTTAAAAGCTATACAGGACTTTCACCGGGTCAATATTATATCCAATTAAAAATAGAACGGGCCAAAGAGCTTTTGAACAACCCGACTACTCCTATAAAGCAAATTGCTTATGACTTGGGCTTTGACAGTTATTTCTATTTCTCTAAAATATTTAAAGAAAAAACCGGTATTACCCCAACCGATTATCGAAAAAGAGCTATTGGCACACCGATAGATTTTGCCTGA
- a CDS encoding GH39 family glycosyl hydrolase, with protein sequence MMKKIMGLVLGVFCLGICTAQTPQLKVNWNEVVMISKSTPTLQVVGNSMLRRKAPMHDGSFDALRNLNADYVRYVPWFPYPKLAVAELEAPTATKTSWDFSLIDPMTIDFLEATQGHSVIMNFSTIPQWMFKTEKPVAYPEDANQVAWNYGGGTELRDTTMKELTDYYVRLISWYTQGGFTDELGKYHKSGYHYEIPYWEVLNEPDLEHNMSPQTYTKIYDAMVTAIKAVLPNIKFVGLALAYERPEWFEYFLNPANHKPGIPLDMISYHCYANANSNQKFEAYEYSVFDKAEHFISIVAYIESIRKRLSPNTKTDINELGTFVSGEMRDQPITPAYWNLSASVYAYFFIELTKAGIDVIGESQLVGFPSQYPDVSMINYEKNKPNARFWVLKLIKDNINPGSKLVRTNIEGNNGDDIVAQGFIDGGDKKILILNKRNKTIKIKVPQDIKAAKLSMLDSTIGDKEPVQSTLNNDFIEIKPFAVAMLVAGK encoded by the coding sequence ATGATGAAAAAAATAATGGGCCTGGTTTTAGGAGTATTTTGTTTAGGCATATGCACGGCACAAACTCCGCAACTAAAAGTTAATTGGAATGAAGTGGTTATGATTTCTAAGTCGACTCCTACACTGCAGGTAGTTGGCAATTCTATGCTGCGTCGGAAGGCGCCAATGCACGATGGCTCTTTTGACGCGCTGCGTAATCTAAACGCCGATTATGTGCGTTATGTACCCTGGTTTCCGTATCCAAAGCTGGCTGTAGCCGAATTGGAGGCTCCAACCGCTACTAAAACATCGTGGGATTTTAGTTTGATAGATCCAATGACGATAGACTTTCTGGAAGCCACCCAAGGACATTCTGTAATTATGAATTTTAGCACCATACCGCAATGGATGTTTAAAACGGAGAAGCCTGTTGCTTATCCCGAAGACGCCAACCAGGTTGCCTGGAATTATGGTGGTGGTACTGAGTTGAGAGATACTACCATGAAAGAGCTGACGGATTATTATGTGCGCCTCATCAGTTGGTACACCCAAGGTGGATTTACTGATGAGTTGGGGAAATACCACAAATCTGGTTATCATTATGAAATTCCGTACTGGGAAGTATTAAATGAGCCCGATCTGGAACATAACATGTCACCACAAACCTATACCAAAATTTATGATGCTATGGTAACAGCAATAAAAGCCGTGTTACCCAATATTAAATTTGTAGGACTGGCGCTTGCGTATGAAAGACCTGAATGGTTTGAATATTTTCTGAATCCGGCTAATCATAAACCGGGCATTCCGTTGGACATGATATCTTATCACTGTTACGCCAATGCTAACAGCAATCAAAAGTTTGAGGCGTACGAATATTCAGTATTTGATAAAGCGGAGCATTTTATAAGTATAGTAGCCTACATCGAAAGTATTCGCAAACGGCTATCACCAAATACTAAAACAGATATTAATGAACTGGGAACGTTTGTAAGCGGCGAAATGCGTGATCAACCCATTACTCCGGCTTACTGGAACCTGTCTGCAAGTGTGTATGCTTATTTCTTTATAGAACTTACCAAAGCCGGTATTGATGTTATAGGTGAATCTCAACTAGTTGGCTTTCCCAGTCAGTATCCGGATGTAAGTATGATTAATTATGAAAAGAATAAACCCAATGCCCGCTTTTGGGTACTCAAACTCATAAAAGACAATATTAATCCGGGCAGTAAATTGGTAAGAACCAATATAGAAGGGAATAATGGGGATGATATTGTTGCGCAGGGATTTATAGATGGAGGAGATAAAAAGATACTGATCCTTAATAAACGTAATAAAACCATTAAGATAAAAGTGCCACAGGATATTAAAGCTGCTAAATTGAGTATGCTTGATAGTACCATTGGAGATAAAGAGCCTGTGCAATCAACATTAAACAACGATTTTATTGAGATTAAGCCTTTTGCCGTTGCTATGCTTGTTGCAGGTAAATAA
- a CDS encoding glycosyl hydrolase: protein MNRFLFLFIIIFYSLSIAHAQVSKLKEQFIHPPNSAKPGVYWYFMDGNMSEKSITADLEAMKKAGIGNLIFLEVNVGIPRGPVEFLSEEWQGMFVHAVKEAKRLGIEITLGIGPGWTGSGGPWVPIEKSMQHLVSSSVNITGGKKQPIILPKPLPKQPYFGEGAFTPELKKQWNDFYEDVAVLAYPTPSTATSKITDIDEKALFYRAPYSSVRGVKQYLPTTAEYVEPAKNAVIDRSKIIDLTGRLQPDGTINWMAPKGKWTIMRFGRRNNGAITRPAPVPGLGFEADKFDIVALNAHLDNYIGKLIRKTGIPDLKDEGGLKRLHMDSWEMGAQNWTSHFREEFRKRRGYDPLTYYPVYAGNIVESNEVSERFLWDLRQTAQELVLENHAQQVKAYARRYGLQLSIEPYDMNPTADLELGNIADVPMCEFWSKGWGFNSSFSCIESTSIGHVNGKSLIPAEAFTAQDEVWKQYPGSMKNQGDWAFATGINRFVYHTFQNQFLADSLRPGATMGPYGVHWDRNQTWWPMVGSYHEYISRCQYILQQGRAVADILYLTPEGSPHVFRPPSSAMDGDVIMPDRKGYNFDGCAPGQLYRASVQNGMIVFPGGASYRLLVLPAVKTMTPALLQKIMALVNDGAVVVGVPPVKSPGLSGYPLCDVQVGTLAKTLWGTLQEPDQQSIHPYGKGKVIWGGNLDKQINDLYPEYDLTAQLLKSMAVEQDFAADGTLRYTHRMTDDADIYFVANRTGATVETSATFRSNKGNPQLWDAVTGEIRPLPEYTVNGQLTTVPLKLDAYESCFIVFAGAESSMPFTHKNFAVNTIIKTFDGPWQVSFDTKWGGPKSIRFDQLVDWTLRPEDGIRHYSGTATYYKDFDMPVKTGKMNKSIYLDLGEVNQMARVKLNGKDMGVVWTAPWRVNMNNAILKKHNKLQIEVVNLWANRLIGDANFPDDGILNGRWPDWLTQGKPRTSHRYTFSTYNYYTKDSPLIKSGLVGPVTIQESNR, encoded by the coding sequence ATGAATAGGTTCTTATTTCTCTTTATAATCATTTTCTATAGTTTGAGTATTGCTCATGCACAGGTAAGCAAATTAAAAGAACAATTTATCCATCCACCTAACAGCGCTAAACCGGGTGTATACTGGTATTTTATGGATGGCAATATGTCGGAAAAATCGATCACTGCTGATTTGGAGGCCATGAAGAAAGCCGGAATAGGTAACCTCATTTTTCTGGAGGTAAATGTAGGGATCCCACGCGGTCCTGTTGAATTTTTAAGCGAAGAGTGGCAGGGTATGTTTGTTCACGCGGTAAAAGAAGCTAAGCGTTTAGGGATAGAGATAACATTAGGGATAGGACCGGGTTGGACAGGTAGCGGCGGTCCTTGGGTACCTATAGAGAAGTCTATGCAGCATTTGGTCAGTAGTTCTGTCAATATAACCGGAGGCAAAAAACAACCCATTATTTTACCTAAACCCTTACCTAAGCAGCCTTATTTTGGTGAAGGCGCTTTTACACCTGAACTAAAAAAACAGTGGAATGATTTTTATGAAGATGTAGCTGTGCTGGCTTATCCAACTCCATCGACAGCAACCTCAAAAATAACTGATATCGATGAAAAAGCTTTATTTTATCGCGCACCTTATTCATCTGTTAGAGGGGTTAAACAATATCTGCCAACAACAGCCGAATACGTTGAGCCAGCTAAAAATGCGGTGATTGATAGGTCTAAAATTATAGATCTTACGGGTAGGCTCCAGCCTGATGGTACGATCAATTGGATGGCGCCAAAAGGTAAGTGGACTATCATGCGTTTTGGCCGCAGGAACAACGGTGCTATTACCCGTCCGGCTCCAGTACCAGGTTTGGGCTTTGAGGCTGACAAATTTGATATCGTAGCACTTAACGCTCATTTGGATAACTATATAGGCAAATTGATAAGGAAAACCGGCATTCCGGACTTAAAAGATGAAGGTGGTTTAAAAAGACTGCATATGGACAGTTGGGAAATGGGGGCTCAAAACTGGACTTCCCATTTTCGTGAAGAATTTAGAAAGCGCAGAGGGTACGATCCTTTAACCTATTATCCGGTGTATGCAGGTAATATTGTTGAAAGCAATGAAGTAAGTGAACGCTTTTTATGGGATCTTAGGCAAACGGCGCAAGAACTTGTCTTAGAAAACCATGCGCAACAGGTTAAAGCATATGCCAGGCGTTATGGGTTACAGTTATCTATTGAGCCTTACGATATGAACCCTACGGCCGATTTGGAATTGGGTAATATTGCCGATGTGCCTATGTGCGAATTCTGGAGTAAAGGATGGGGCTTTAATTCATCATTTAGTTGTATTGAGTCTACTTCAATAGGTCACGTCAATGGGAAATCGTTGATCCCGGCAGAGGCTTTTACCGCTCAGGATGAGGTTTGGAAACAATATCCCGGATCAATGAAAAACCAGGGCGACTGGGCTTTTGCCACTGGTATCAATCGTTTTGTATACCATACCTTTCAGAACCAGTTCCTGGCCGATTCATTGCGCCCCGGTGCCACCATGGGCCCTTATGGTGTGCATTGGGACAGAAACCAAACCTGGTGGCCAATGGTTGGCAGTTATCATGAATATATATCACGCTGCCAGTATATTTTACAGCAGGGCCGTGCTGTTGCTGATATACTTTATTTAACCCCCGAAGGCTCGCCGCATGTGTTTCGTCCACCTTCATCAGCAATGGATGGTGATGTGATCATGCCTGACAGAAAGGGTTATAATTTTGATGGTTGTGCACCGGGTCAGCTTTATCGGGCAAGCGTGCAAAATGGTATGATTGTATTTCCTGGCGGGGCCAGTTATAGGCTACTTGTATTACCAGCAGTTAAAACCATGACACCAGCCTTACTTCAGAAAATAATGGCGCTCGTAAATGATGGCGCTGTGGTAGTAGGGGTACCTCCTGTAAAATCGCCGGGATTATCCGGGTATCCCTTATGTGACGTACAGGTTGGTACATTAGCTAAAACACTTTGGGGTACTTTGCAAGAACCTGATCAGCAAAGTATACATCCATATGGAAAAGGCAAAGTGATATGGGGAGGCAATCTGGATAAACAGATCAATGATCTTTATCCTGAATATGACCTTACAGCTCAACTATTAAAGTCGATGGCTGTTGAACAAGATTTTGCTGCCGATGGTACATTGCGTTACACACACCGAATGACAGATGATGCTGATATTTATTTTGTAGCTAACAGAACAGGAGCCACTGTAGAAACAAGCGCAACTTTCAGGAGTAATAAGGGTAATCCGCAGCTTTGGGATGCCGTAACCGGCGAAATAAGGCCACTGCCAGAATATACTGTAAATGGACAGTTAACCACCGTGCCGTTAAAGCTTGATGCTTATGAAAGCTGTTTTATTGTGTTTGCCGGGGCTGAATCTTCTATGCCATTTACTCATAAAAACTTTGCTGTAAATACGATAATCAAAACATTTGATGGCCCCTGGCAGGTCTCGTTTGATACTAAATGGGGTGGCCCCAAAAGTATCCGTTTTGATCAGTTAGTGGATTGGACATTGAGGCCAGAAGATGGTATCAGGCATTATTCCGGTACAGCAACCTATTACAAGGACTTTGATATGCCGGTAAAAACAGGTAAGATGAATAAAAGCATATATCTGGATTTAGGCGAAGTTAACCAGATGGCCCGCGTTAAACTCAACGGGAAAGATATGGGTGTGGTTTGGACAGCACCCTGGCGCGTGAATATGAATAACGCCATTTTGAAAAAACACAACAAGCTTCAAATTGAAGTAGTGAATTTATGGGCAAACAGGTTGATCGGTGATGCCAATTTTCCGGATGATGGTATACTAAATGGACGCTGGCCTGACTGGTTAACCCAGGGCAAGCCGAGAACAAGCCATAGGTATACATTCTCAACCTATAACTATTACACAAAAGATTCCCCTTTAATAAAATCGGGTCTGGTAGGTCCTGTTACAATCCAGGAAAGTAATCGTTAA
- a CDS encoding arabinose isomerase has translation MINSNLTIGVFGIGLDVYWKQFDGLKTYLEGCLETLCLKFDDIPVRIVNAGIIDTVNKAFDAGKQFRQEDVNMVFLYVGTYALSSTVMPVVQKLNVPVIVLNLSPEACIDYQSFNQLTDRTTMTGVWLRHCSACPVPEIANVFKRTGINFHQVTGVLENDEISHKEITEWVEAANVAHIMQSNRMGCMGNYYSGMLDIYTDLTLQIKYFGGHFEHIEVEELTAIKNTVTQDEAEGRIAEFYVKFDIQDDCSYAELLRAAKTSVAMDKLIARYQLGAFAYYHKGTGNPDNEDTMSSIILGNSLLTANGIPVAGEFEIKNAQAMKIMDSFGAGGSFTEYYAMDYKDDVVLMGHDGPGHIAIAEGRTKVKPLQVYHGKVGRGLSVEMTVKCGPVTCLSILEKGNGELMMLVAEGESVDGPILQIGNTNSRYKFPIGSREFVNNWNSYGPAHHCAVGVGHISSKLKKLSAILGMDMVKVC, from the coding sequence ATGATCAACAGTAATTTAACTATCGGGGTATTTGGAATAGGCTTAGATGTTTATTGGAAGCAATTTGATGGGCTCAAAACATATTTGGAAGGTTGCCTGGAAACATTATGCTTAAAATTTGACGACATACCGGTACGCATTGTTAACGCCGGAATAATAGATACCGTTAATAAGGCTTTTGATGCGGGGAAACAATTCAGACAGGAGGATGTAAATATGGTGTTTTTGTATGTAGGTACCTATGCACTATCGTCAACTGTAATGCCTGTGGTGCAAAAGTTAAACGTACCCGTTATTGTACTTAATCTTTCTCCGGAAGCTTGTATTGATTATCAAAGCTTTAATCAATTAACTGATCGCACAACAATGACAGGAGTCTGGTTAAGGCATTGTTCCGCTTGCCCGGTGCCCGAGATAGCTAATGTTTTTAAACGCACAGGTATTAATTTTCATCAGGTGACAGGTGTACTTGAGAATGATGAGATAAGCCATAAGGAAATAACGGAATGGGTAGAGGCCGCTAATGTGGCACACATTATGCAAAGTAACCGGATGGGATGTATGGGTAACTATTACTCAGGTATGCTTGATATCTATACTGATCTTACTCTGCAGATAAAGTATTTTGGTGGGCATTTTGAACATATTGAGGTAGAGGAGCTTACCGCTATCAAAAATACTGTCACCCAGGATGAAGCAGAGGGACGCATAGCAGAATTTTATGTGAAATTTGATATACAGGATGATTGCTCTTATGCAGAGTTACTGAGGGCTGCCAAAACATCTGTAGCGATGGATAAGTTAATAGCCAGGTACCAGCTTGGGGCATTTGCTTATTATCATAAAGGAACCGGCAATCCCGATAATGAAGATACCATGAGCTCTATTATTTTAGGGAACTCATTGCTTACTGCTAATGGTATACCGGTAGCAGGCGAGTTTGAAATAAAGAATGCACAGGCAATGAAGATCATGGATAGTTTTGGTGCAGGCGGTTCCTTTACAGAATATTATGCCATGGATTATAAAGATGATGTGGTTTTGATGGGGCATGATGGTCCGGGTCATATTGCTATTGCCGAAGGCCGTACAAAGGTAAAGCCTTTACAGGTTTATCATGGTAAAGTAGGGCGGGGGCTTTCGGTTGAGATGACTGTTAAATGCGGCCCGGTTACCTGTCTCTCTATTCTTGAAAAAGGGAACGGCGAACTCATGATGTTGGTTGCCGAAGGAGAGTCTGTTGATGGACCTATTCTTCAAATAGGAAACACTAACAGCAGGTATAAATTCCCTATCGGTTCCCGTGAATTTGTTAACAATTGGAATAGTTATGGGCCCGCACACCATTGCGCTGTAGGGGTGGGGCATATCAGTAGTAAGCTTAAAAAACTATCGGCAATATTAGGCATGGATATGGTAAAGGTATGTTGA